Proteins from one Halovivax limisalsi genomic window:
- a CDS encoding class I SAM-dependent methyltransferase, giving the protein MTNEASSDETASEPAETAPTVGAGARAPTDHPKTASDIASIYADQADTMERMRWLDRKLTGRYRRRQFGDAAGRVLDVACGGGTNFAFLPVSTDLVGVDISPEMLAAARRELDRLDRDGELVRMDAQQLAYPDDSFDTVISALSTCTFPDPVAALREMQRVCKPDGRILLLEHGRSDVGPIDRFLDWRAEAHYEKHGCRWNQDPVELVRDAGLPLIDVHEHVLGIITRIEASPVAVR; this is encoded by the coding sequence GTGACCAACGAAGCTTCTTCGGACGAGACCGCGAGCGAGCCGGCGGAAACGGCGCCGACTGTCGGGGCGGGCGCGCGGGCGCCGACCGATCACCCGAAGACGGCATCCGATATCGCGTCGATCTACGCGGACCAGGCCGACACCATGGAGCGGATGCGCTGGCTCGACCGCAAACTCACCGGCCGGTACCGGCGCCGCCAGTTCGGCGACGCGGCGGGTCGCGTCCTCGACGTCGCCTGCGGCGGGGGGACGAACTTCGCGTTTCTCCCCGTTTCGACCGATCTCGTCGGCGTCGACATCAGTCCGGAGATGCTGGCGGCGGCACGGCGTGAACTCGATCGGCTCGATCGGGACGGCGAGCTGGTCCGGATGGACGCCCAGCAACTGGCCTATCCGGACGACAGTTTCGACACCGTCATCTCGGCGCTGTCGACGTGTACCTTTCCCGACCCCGTGGCGGCGCTCCGCGAGATGCAACGGGTCTGCAAGCCGGACGGCCGGATTCTCCTCCTCGAACACGGCCGGAGCGACGTCGGACCGATCGATCGCTTCCTCGACTGGCGTGCCGAGGCCCACTACGAGAAGCACGGCTGTCGGTGGAATCAGGACCCCGTCGAACTCGTCCGCGATGCGGGCCTTCCGTTGATCGACGTCCACGAGCACGTCCTGGGTATCATCACCCGGATCGAGGCGAGTCCGGTCGCGGTCCGCTGA